The window CGGTTTTTTAATTGCTCCGGGTGATGTTGATGCCCTTGCTGCTCGCTGGCGCTTATTGCTATCTGACGAAAAAATACGCGCTAAGCTGGGAGAAGAAGCCAGACGTTCGGTATTTGCCGACTATCTGATTGATGACAAGGTAAAGCGGCTTTCTGAAATCTGGAGAGTGATGGGGAAAAAGACTATATGTGTGGAATAGCGGGTGAATTAAGTTTTGGAAGTCCTGTTGATCCTGTTAATTTGCGATTGATGGCGGATGCTATCCTCCATCGTGGTCCCGATGATGAAGGTTTTTATCATCACGGTCGTATCGGGCTGGCTCACCGTCGTCTTTCTATCCTTGATCTTTCTGCAAACGGTCATCAGCCTATGTGGAGCCACGATCGTTCGCTTGTCATTGTTTTTAACGGAGAGGTTTACAATTTTCGGGAAATCAAGCCCGATCTGGAGGCTAAAGGATATCGCTTCATTGGTAATTCTGATACCGAAGTGGTGGTCAATGCTATTCACTGCTGGGGTTTAGAAGAAGCCTTAAAGCGGTTTATTGGTATGTTTGCTTTTGCCGTATGGGATACGCGAAACTGTTCACTTTGTCTGGTGAGAGACCGCGTGGGTGTAAAGCCTCTTTATTATCAAAAAAATTCAAACAATATTTTATTCGGATCTGAATTAAAAGCACTGTATGCTCACCCGCTATTTATTCGCACTTTAAGAAGCAAGGGATTGCAGCAGTTTTTTTGCTTTGGCTATACGGTAAGCGATACCACCATTTATCAGGATACCTATAAAGTTCCGGCGGGACATTTTTTACGTATTTCGGAAAACGGAACAACTTCTTTGGTGCAGTATTGGAGTTTGGATTCTGTAAAAAGAGGCTCGTTTAAGGGATCTTTTGAAGAGGCGAGTGAACAATTAGCCGCTTTGTGTGATAGTGCATTTTCCTATCGTCTGGTGTCAGATGTTCCAGTGGGAATGTTTCTTTCTGGAGGGGTTGATTCCTCTTTTTTGGCAATGGTTGTTAAAAAGCGTTTGAATGTAGATTTGGAACAAATCACAATAGGATTTGAAGATCCTCTTTATGATGAAAGCACAAAAGCCGCAGCGGTTGCTAACAGTCTGGATTTAAAACACACCATCAAAACAATTAACGCTTACGATTCACAGCAGGCGCTTTCACGTTTTGTTGAAATATGGGATGAACCATTTGGAGATACATCGGGTATTCCTACCTCTATTCTGTGCCGTCTTGCCAGGCAAGATGTGAAGGTGGCTCTTTCGGCCGATGGAGGAGACGAACTTTTTTGTGGGTACGGAAGTTATCCCTCTTATAATGCACGTTATAATCGTCTTCGCTGTTTTCCTTTTCCTGTGCGACTGGCCGCTCAGTATCTTTTAAGGGCTTTGCCATATCAGGCTTTAATCTCGGCAGCACTCTCTACAACAAAAGGTCCTCGCTGGAATCCTCAAACCATAGCCCGCTATGAGAAAACGACGGATATTATAGGTGTTCGTGGCCCATCCGATTTAATTCGGGTTATGAACGAAAAGGGATGGACAATGAATTCTGTAGGAGATTTGCTGAATCTGGAGCATGAGAACATGGTAGAGG is drawn from bacterium and contains these coding sequences:
- the asnB gene encoding asparagine synthase (glutamine-hydrolyzing); translated protein: MCGIAGELSFGSPVDPVNLRLMADAILHRGPDDEGFYHHGRIGLAHRRLSILDLSANGHQPMWSHDRSLVIVFNGEVYNFREIKPDLEAKGYRFIGNSDTEVVVNAIHCWGLEEALKRFIGMFAFAVWDTRNCSLCLVRDRVGVKPLYYQKNSNNILFGSELKALYAHPLFIRTLRSKGLQQFFCFGYTVSDTTIYQDTYKVPAGHFLRISENGTTSLVQYWSLDSVKRGSFKGSFEEASEQLAALCDSAFSYRLVSDVPVGMFLSGGVDSSFLAMVVKKRLNVDLEQITIGFEDPLYDESTKAAAVANSLDLKHTIKTINAYDSQQALSRFVEIWDEPFGDTSGIPTSILCRLARQDVKVALSADGGDELFCGYGSYPSYNARYNRLRCFPFPVRLAAQYLLRALPYQALISAALSTTKGPRWNPQTIARYEKTTDIIGVRGPSDLIRVMNEKGWTMNSVGDLLNLEHENMVEGTVFEKEIKLESKHDFIDHMMRTDFTTFLADDILTKVDRASMAVSLECRDPLLDHRLAEFSFSLPLPYLYKSGDHKHILKQMMKAHIEPSVLNLPKRGFSIPLYDWLRGPWKTMAQDYLSSAQIKKTGVLNEHEVKKEMDNFYRYEGGRAEKIMLMLNFQMWAEKWL